GTAGTTTCTTAACATGGGCGAACTCGGATCGCTCAGCGCGATAGCTTATATAGTGTGACCTATCCGGGTTTGGTGTTGCTTCAATTTTTTGCTGTATTGGGAGAGAACGATGACGATCGTATTTGACTTATTTCTTGGAGCGTTGGTTGTATTTTCCTTCGTGATGCTGGTGGCCGTGCCCGTACTTTATGCATCTCCTCAGAATTTTGATTCCTCCAAGAAGCTGCTGTATCTTGGT
Above is a window of Romeriopsis navalis LEGE 11480 DNA encoding:
- the psbZ gene encoding photosystem II reaction center protein PsbZ; this encodes MTIVFDLFLGALVVFSFVMLVAVPVLYASPQNFDSSKKLLYLG